Below is a window of Nocardioides sp. S-1144 DNA.
TGCCAGGACTACGACGGCGGCCGCAGCTGGTACACCGGCATGGGCCACACCGAGGCCTCCTTCCTCGACCCGAAGTTCCTGGGCCACATCCTGGGCGGCATCCAGACCGCCGCCGGCGTGGTGGACTCGGACTGCTCGGCCACGAAGGAGTCGAGCTTCGAGAAGGTCGCCCTCGACGAGAACACCTCCAACCCGATGGAGCTCGCCATCGCCGAGGACGGTCGCGTGTTCTACGTCGACCGCAACGGCGCCGTGCGGATCATCCTGCCCAACGGCACCGTGGTGACCGCGGGCACGATCCCGGTCTACACCGGCCAGGAGTTCGGTCTGCTGGGCATCGCCCTCGACCCCGACTTCGCCACGAACAACTGGGTCTACCTCTACTACGCGCCGACCGGCGCCACCCCCACCGACCGCATCGCGCGGTACACGATGTCGGGCAACACCCTGCAGCTGGGCACCGCGACGACGATCATCGACGTCCCGACCCAGCGCAACGAGTGCTGCCACGCCGGCGGGTCGATGGAGTTCGACAACGACGGCAACCTCTACCTCGCCACCGGTGACAACACGAACCCGTTCGACTCCGGCGGCTACTCGCCGATCGACGAGCGGCCCAACCGTGCCGCCTGGGACGCCCAGCGCACCTCGGCGAACACCAACAGCCTCAACGGCAAGGTCCTGCGCATCAAGCCCCTCGCCGCGGGCGGCTACTCGATCCCGGCCGGCAACCTCTTCGACGAGGCGACCGACACCGGCCAGAAGACCCGGCCCGAGATCTACGCCATGGGCTTCCGCAACCCGTTCCGGATCGGCCTCGACGAGCAGAACAACAACCTCCTCGTCGCCGACTACGGCCCGGACGCCGGCTCGGTGAGCGCCACCCGTGGTCCCAACGGCCGCGTCGAGTGGAACATCCTCGACGAGCCGGGCAACTACGGCTGGCCCTACTGCGTGGGCAACAACACGCCGTACAACGACTACAACTTCGCCAGCAGCACCGCCGGCGCCGCGTTCAACTGCGCCGCCCCGGTCAACGACTCGCCCAACAACACCGGGCTGACGAACCTGCCGCCCGCGAAGGCCGCCGTCATCTGGCAGAGCAACAACGGCACGATCACCAGCACCCCGGAGATCGGCGCCAGCGGCGCCCCGATGACCTCGGGCACCTACTCCTTCGACCCCGACCTGGACTCCGACCGCAAGTGGCCGGCGTACTTCGACAGCAAGGCGATCTGGGCCGACTGGAACAACAGCCGCCTGTTCACCGTGCAGATGAACCAGGACGGCACCAACTACACCGACATCAACCGGTTCCTGCCCAACCTGCAGATGGTGCGTCCGCACGCCCTGCAGTTCGGCCCGGACGGCGCCCTCTACATGATCGAGTGGGGCAGCGGCTTCAACGGCAACAACACCGACTCGGGCATCTACCGGATCGACTACGTGGAGGGCAACCGTGCCCCGGTGGCCCGTGCCACCGCCGACAAGACGTCGGGCCCGGCCCCGCTGACCGTCGCCTTCGACGGCACCGCCTCCTTCGACACCGACACCGGTGACGCCACCGGCCTCACCTACGCCTGGGACTTCAACGGCGACGGCACCACCGACGCCACGACCCCCACCGGCAGCTACACCTACACCGCGGCGGGCGACTACACCGCGCGGCTGACGGTGACCGACGACGGCGGCCGCACCGGCACGACCAACATCGACATCGTGTCCGGCAACACCGCGCCGACCATCAAGCTCGACCTGCCGCTCAACGGCGGGTTCTTCGAGTACGGCGACACCCTGCGCTACGAGGTCACCGTCACCGACCCCGAGGACGGCACCATCGACTGCCAGCGCGTCGTCGTGCAGCCCGGCCTGGGCCACGACGAGCACTCGCACGACTACGAGCAGTACCGGGGCTGCAGCGGCACCCTCGTGCTGCCCGGTGACGCCGGCCACGTGGGCGCGAACATCTTCGGCACCATCAAGGCCACCTACACCGACAGCGGATCCGGCGTCGCCGGCGCGCTGACGAGCGTCGACGGCATCGTCGTGCACACCAAGCGCAAGGAGGCCGAGTACTTCGACGAGACCGGTCGCACCGGCGGCTCGACGACCGGCACCGCCGGGGTCACCGTCCAGACGACCACCGACACCGGCGGCGGCCAGAACGTCACCGGCGTCGAGACCGGCGACTGGTTCCGCTGGGACGTCATGAACCTCACCGGGATCACCGGCATCACCATGCGGGCGGCCTCGACCACCGCGGGTGCGACGTTCGAGGTCCGGCAGGGCTCGGCGACCGGCACCACGATCGGCACCCTCACGGTGCCGAACACCGGTGGCGCGCAGACCTACCAGAACGTGACGACCACCCTCACCGGGGCGACGGCGACCAGCGGACCGCTGTACTTCGTCGCCACGACCGGCGGGGCGAACGTCAACTTCGTCGACTTCGTGGGTCGGGGCATCACCGACAACCAGCCGCCCACGGTCTCGATCAGCGCGAGCACCTCGAACGGCGAGGCGCCGCTGCCGGTGGAGTTCACCAGCACGGTGGCCGACCCCGACGGTGACGAGCCCGTCGCCTACGCCTGGGACTTCGGCGACGACACCACCTCGACCGACGCCAACCCGAGCCACACCTACACGGCGCCGGGCACCTACGTGGTCTCGCTGACCGCGACCGACGCGCGGGGGGCCAAGGCCACCCGCACGCTCGAGGTCATCGTCCGCCCGGCGGTCGACATCTGCTTCAGCGGTCGCTCCGACGACTTCGTCGGGGACACCCTCGACACCGACCGCTGGAACCGCAGCGTCCGGGTGGACCAGACGATGACGGTGGCCGACGGCTCGCTCAACGTGCCCGTCACGGCGACCGACATCTACCAGACCACCAACACCACGCCGAACATCGTCCTGCAGGACCTGCCGGCCGGTGCCTTCGAGGCCACGACCAGGGTGACCCTGCCCGCGACCCGCTCCTACCAGCAGGCCGGCCTCGTCATCTACGGCGACGACAACAACTACCTGAAGCTCGTCTACTCGGGTCGCTCCAGCACCCCGAACAAGGCGAACAACATCATCCAGGTCGCCAAGGAGGTCAACGCCACGGCGTCGGAGACCAACTCGGCCAACCTCGGTGCGAGCTTCCCGGACACCGTGTGGCTGCGGATGTCCAGCACCGACGGCAACGTCGTCAGCTTCTCCTACAGCGTCGACGGGGCCACCTGGACCCAGATGACCGGGACGCGCGACCTCAGCGGCATCACCGCTCCGAAGGTGGGTCTCCTCACCCTCGGCAGCCAGGCCGCGTCGGTCGGCATCACGGCCGAGTTCGACTACTTCACCCTCACCCCCGACGACACGGCCGTGCCGTGCGGCGGTGGCGGTGACACGGGTTGCCTCGAGCCCTTCGACGGCACCTCGCTGAGCGACACCTGGGACGTCGTGCGTCCGACGGGCAACATCGCCGTCGGTGGCGGGACCCTGACCATCCCGATGGCCGCGACCGACCTGTACCAGACCACCAACAACGCCGGTGACCTGGTCGTGCGCGACCTGCCGGCCGGTCCGTTCCAGGTGGTCACCAAGGTGACGGCGCCGATCAACCGGCAGTACCAGCAGGCCGGTCTGCTCATCTACGGCGACGACGACAACTACATCAAGCTCGTCGCCCAGGGGCGTTCCTCCTCCGCCGACGCCGCGAGCAACATCATCCAGCTCACCAAGGAGGTCGGTGCCACGGCCGACGAGGCCAACACCTCCGGTCTGGGTGCGACCTTCCCGTCGACCGTGTGGCTCCGGCTCACCAGCACCGACGGCGCCGCCGTCACCGGTGAGTACAGCGCCGACGGCACGACCTGGGTCGCGATGCCGCGAGGCTTCGACCTCACCGGCATCACCAACCCGCGGGTCGGGGTGACGGCGTTCGCGAACAACATCGAGGCCGCCCAGATCTCGGCTCAGTTCGACTCCTTCGAGCTGGTCTCCGACGGGTGCCAGACCGACCCGGGCTGCGTCGTCGACCAGTTCGACGGCAACGCGCTCAGCACGAGCTGGAGCACCGTCCGGCCCAGCGGGAACCTCACGGTCTCCGGTGGCTCGGTCTCGATCCCGCTCGAGAGCACCGACCTGTACCAGACCACCAACACCGCACGGGACCTGGTCCTCACCGACCTCCCCGACGGCCCGTTCGTGGCCACCACCAAGGTCAGCGCCCCGATCAACCGGTCCTACCAGTCGGCCGGGCTGCTGCTCTACGGCGACGACGACAACTACATCAAGCACGTCTTCCAGGGCCGTAGCGACCAGCCCGACGCCGGGTCCAACATCATCCAGACCGCGAAGGAGGTGGGCGCCACGGCGACCGAGACCAACTCCTCGGGGCTCGGCGCCGACTTCCCGACCACCGTCTGGCTGCGCCTGGCGAGCGAGAACGGCACCGACGTCATCGGGTCCTACAGCTCCGACGGCGAGACCTGGACCGAGATGGCGGCGGGCTACGACCTGACCGGCATCTCGAACCCCCGCATCGGTCTGCTGGCGGCGGCCAACACCACCGCCGGCGCCGGCATCACCGCCACGTTCGACTGGTTCACGCTCGGCTCCGACGCCGCGTGCGAGCCGGGTGGCGAGGAGCCGACCGACACCGCGGCGCCCACGACGACGCTCGACATCGCGGCAGCCACCGGCCAGGCCGGCTGGTACACCACGCGTCCGTCGTTCACCCTGGCCGCCACCGACGGCGCGGACGGGTCGGGCATCGCCTCGACCGAGTACCGCATCGCCGGCGGCGCCTGGACGCCGTACACCGCCGCGGTCTCCGTGACCGGTGAGGGCGAGCGCCTGGTCGAGTTCCGCTCGACCGACACCGCGGGCAACGTCGAGGACACCAAGTCCCAGACGATCAAGGTCGACACCGTCGTCCCGACGGTCACCGCCACCCAGGCGGGGACCGAGACGAAGACCGTGACGCTCGCGGCCACCGACGCCACCTCCGGCGTCGCGCGCATCGAGTACCAGGTCGGCGACGCCACGACGTGGACGGCCTACACCGCCGCCCTGTCCTACGACGAGCCCGGCACCTACGTCGTGCGCTACCGCGCCGTCGACGTGGCCGGCAACGTCTCGGCCACCGGCACCACCACCGTGGTGGTCGAGGGCGAGGACGGCGACGTCACCGCTCCCGAGGTCGGCGTCACCGTGCTCGGCTCCTACGCCGGCACGCTCGTCGACCAGGCCAGCAGCGGCATCGGCGGCGAGGCCACCCTGGTCTCCGACGTCGACGGCGCGGGCTACACCACGACCGTGGAGATGTCGCTCACCGGTCTCGACCCCACGCAGTCCTACGAGTCGCACCTGCACGTCGGTGAGACCTGTGGCGGGTTCGAGGGTCACTACCGTGACGACCCGGACGGCGCCGGCACCCCGCCCAACGAGCTGTGGCCGACCAACCCCGGTTGGGTCGCAGGCTCGGGCGAGCCGCGGATCAAGGCGGCGGCCGACGGCACGTCCTACGCGGAGGCCACCGTCGCGTGGGCACCGCGGGTCGAGGGCGGCCTGCTCGCCCTGCACCGCGAGGGCGCGATCATCGGTTGCATCGACCTCGACCTGACCGGTCCCGGAACCGTGGTGCTCGACGCCACCGACGACGTCGAGGTCACCTCGCTCACCTACACGGTGGACGACGGTGCCGAGACCGAGTACGACGGGCCGTTCGAGATCACCGAGGCCGGCACCCACGTGGTGACCTACACCGCCACCGACGCCGCGGGCAACGAGACGACCGACGAGCTCGTGGTCGTCGTCCCGGAGACCGAGGAGCCGGTGCTGCCCACCGTCACCACGACGACGTCGCCCGCGGCGCCGAACGGACGTGGCGGCTGGTACACCTCCCCGGTGACGGTCACCCTCGCGGGGGCCGGTGGTGACGGTGCGCTGAGCACCGAGTACCGCCTCGGCACCGGCGCCTGGACGACGTACTCGGCTCCGTTCCGCGTGACCGCGGACGGCACCACCCGGGTGCAGGCCAGGACGACCGACGCGGCCGGCACGGTCTCGGAGGTCGTGACCACGACGATCAAGCTCGACGCGACCGCGCCGACCCTGAGCGTCAAGGGCATCACCAACGGGCTCGTGATGAACGTGGCCGCCACCCGCACCGCCCGGACCACCACGTCCGACGCGACCTCGGGCATCGCCCAGCGGGTCATCCGTCTCGACGGCAAGGTCGTCGGGTCCCCGACCCGCATCGACGCCCTGTCGCTGCGGACCGGTACCCACCGACTGGTGGTCACGGTGACCGACAAGGCCGGCAACCAGCAGGCGCGGACGATCACCTTCCGGGTGGTCGCCACGTACGCCGGTGGCAAGCAGCTGGTCAACCGGCTCGACCGCGAGAACAAGGTCAGCGCGCAGCTCGGCAAGAAGCTCAAGAACGAGCTGACCGCCGCGCAGCGTGCCGACAAGCGCGGTGACGTGCGTGAGGCCCGCCAGGCCCTGACGCGCTTCCGGAGCCTCGCGACCGGGGTCGGCAACGCCCCGGCGAAGGCTGCCCTCACCGACCTCGCGCGCCAGCTGAGGAACCAGCTCTAGGCGCCGGGAGACACGAGGAGACGTTCGTCGTCGGGGACCCGGCCGCCCGGCACCGAGAGGTGCCGGAACCGACCGTCCGCAGGTTCGGCCCGGTGGGCCGGCCGGTGGTCGGGTCCCTGGCGGCGACGGGG
It encodes the following:
- a CDS encoding ThuA domain-containing protein — encoded protein: MKLITRLRTGSRTALLSSLATIVLLPLSATAGLGLTASAAQAAVPSQAPAAAAAEPAAEDDGAGKAGRKAAPPSNAVPWVADPDADVAGDAFKALVFSKTAAFRHSNIDEATTAIQKLGVENNFTVTATEDGAAFNDENLATFDVVIFLSTTGDVLTPSQQSAFERYIQSGGGYAGIHAASDTEYDWPWYGNLVGTYFNNHPAGTPTATVKVEDPAHPSTAGIEPRWQRTDEWYNFRTNPRGKVHVLASMDETSYAPGGGAMGAEHPIAWCQDYDGGRSWYTGMGHTEASFLDPKFLGHILGGIQTAAGVVDSDCSATKESSFEKVALDENTSNPMELAIAEDGRVFYVDRNGAVRIILPNGTVVTAGTIPVYTGQEFGLLGIALDPDFATNNWVYLYYAPTGATPTDRIARYTMSGNTLQLGTATTIIDVPTQRNECCHAGGSMEFDNDGNLYLATGDNTNPFDSGGYSPIDERPNRAAWDAQRTSANTNSLNGKVLRIKPLAAGGYSIPAGNLFDEATDTGQKTRPEIYAMGFRNPFRIGLDEQNNNLLVADYGPDAGSVSATRGPNGRVEWNILDEPGNYGWPYCVGNNTPYNDYNFASSTAGAAFNCAAPVNDSPNNTGLTNLPPAKAAVIWQSNNGTITSTPEIGASGAPMTSGTYSFDPDLDSDRKWPAYFDSKAIWADWNNSRLFTVQMNQDGTNYTDINRFLPNLQMVRPHALQFGPDGALYMIEWGSGFNGNNTDSGIYRIDYVEGNRAPVARATADKTSGPAPLTVAFDGTASFDTDTGDATGLTYAWDFNGDGTTDATTPTGSYTYTAAGDYTARLTVTDDGGRTGTTNIDIVSGNTAPTIKLDLPLNGGFFEYGDTLRYEVTVTDPEDGTIDCQRVVVQPGLGHDEHSHDYEQYRGCSGTLVLPGDAGHVGANIFGTIKATYTDSGSGVAGALTSVDGIVVHTKRKEAEYFDETGRTGGSTTGTAGVTVQTTTDTGGGQNVTGVETGDWFRWDVMNLTGITGITMRAASTTAGATFEVRQGSATGTTIGTLTVPNTGGAQTYQNVTTTLTGATATSGPLYFVATTGGANVNFVDFVGRGITDNQPPTVSISASTSNGEAPLPVEFTSTVADPDGDEPVAYAWDFGDDTTSTDANPSHTYTAPGTYVVSLTATDARGAKATRTLEVIVRPAVDICFSGRSDDFVGDTLDTDRWNRSVRVDQTMTVADGSLNVPVTATDIYQTTNTTPNIVLQDLPAGAFEATTRVTLPATRSYQQAGLVIYGDDNNYLKLVYSGRSSTPNKANNIIQVAKEVNATASETNSANLGASFPDTVWLRMSSTDGNVVSFSYSVDGATWTQMTGTRDLSGITAPKVGLLTLGSQAASVGITAEFDYFTLTPDDTAVPCGGGGDTGCLEPFDGTSLSDTWDVVRPTGNIAVGGGTLTIPMAATDLYQTTNNAGDLVVRDLPAGPFQVVTKVTAPINRQYQQAGLLIYGDDDNYIKLVAQGRSSSADAASNIIQLTKEVGATADEANTSGLGATFPSTVWLRLTSTDGAAVTGEYSADGTTWVAMPRGFDLTGITNPRVGVTAFANNIEAAQISAQFDSFELVSDGCQTDPGCVVDQFDGNALSTSWSTVRPSGNLTVSGGSVSIPLESTDLYQTTNTARDLVLTDLPDGPFVATTKVSAPINRSYQSAGLLLYGDDDNYIKHVFQGRSDQPDAGSNIIQTAKEVGATATETNSSGLGADFPTTVWLRLASENGTDVIGSYSSDGETWTEMAAGYDLTGISNPRIGLLAAANTTAGAGITATFDWFTLGSDAACEPGGEEPTDTAAPTTTLDIAAATGQAGWYTTRPSFTLAATDGADGSGIASTEYRIAGGAWTPYTAAVSVTGEGERLVEFRSTDTAGNVEDTKSQTIKVDTVVPTVTATQAGTETKTVTLAATDATSGVARIEYQVGDATTWTAYTAALSYDEPGTYVVRYRAVDVAGNVSATGTTTVVVEGEDGDVTAPEVGVTVLGSYAGTLVDQASSGIGGEATLVSDVDGAGYTTTVEMSLTGLDPTQSYESHLHVGETCGGFEGHYRDDPDGAGTPPNELWPTNPGWVAGSGEPRIKAAADGTSYAEATVAWAPRVEGGLLALHREGAIIGCIDLDLTGPGTVVLDATDDVEVTSLTYTVDDGAETEYDGPFEITEAGTHVVTYTATDAAGNETTDELVVVVPETEEPVLPTVTTTTSPAAPNGRGGWYTSPVTVTLAGAGGDGALSTEYRLGTGAWTTYSAPFRVTADGTTRVQARTTDAAGTVSEVVTTTIKLDATAPTLSVKGITNGLVMNVAATRTARTTTSDATSGIAQRVIRLDGKVVGSPTRIDALSLRTGTHRLVVTVTDKAGNQQARTITFRVVATYAGGKQLVNRLDRENKVSAQLGKKLKNELTAAQRADKRGDVREARQALTRFRSLATGVGNAPAKAALTDLARQLRNQL